A window of the Candidatus Nitrosotalea okcheonensis genome harbors these coding sequences:
- the crcB gene encoding fluoride efflux transporter CrcB, producing MKGIEIIFLAAGGLAGVFLRYGVTKSPLLIGALPVNVLIVNVVGSFILGSFAMLSQQWNLDEKYTLLIAVGFCGGLTTMSSFALESVNLMDAKQYSLVIIAVIANVGLSLGAIFGGRALTSVILGGLR from the coding sequence ATGAAAGGAATTGAAATAATATTTCTGGCAGCAGGTGGACTGGCTGGAGTTTTTCTACGGTATGGTGTGACGAAATCGCCGTTATTGATTGGCGCATTGCCTGTCAATGTCTTGATTGTAAACGTTGTTGGTAGTTTCATACTTGGTTCATTTGCAATGCTTTCACAACAATGGAACCTGGATGAAAAATATACTTTGCTGATTGCAGTGGGGTTCTGTGGGGGGCTTACCACAATGTCTTCTTTTGCCTTAGAATCTGTTAATCTAATGGATGCCAAACAGTATTCACTGGTGATAATCGCTGTAATTGCAAATGTTGGCTTGTCACTTGGTGCAATCTTTGGAGGGAGAGCCTTGACAAGCGTAATACTTGGAGGGTTGAGATGA
- a CDS encoding DUF190 domain-containing protein, which produces MRTMKMWSLVIRIKKNDTVKGKRVQSLVLEILKKGSISGATIWTGMGGYGKRGDSNTHIEGISINMPLVIEVIDDLQKLEKVLPEIKGLVDDNGLITLHEVGVV; this is translated from the coding sequence ATGAGAACAATGAAGATGTGGTCGCTTGTAATTAGAATAAAAAAGAACGACACCGTAAAGGGAAAACGTGTCCAGTCTCTGGTACTTGAGATACTGAAAAAAGGATCAATATCTGGTGCGACCATATGGACTGGCATGGGAGGATATGGTAAAAGAGGTGATTCTAATACCCATATCGAAGGCATATCGATAAACATGCCCCTTGTTATCGAGGTCATTGACGATTTACAAAAACTCGAAAAAGTATTACCTGAAATCAAAGGCTTGGTAGATGATAATGGCTTGATTACTCTGCATGAAGTTGGGGTTGTTTAG
- a CDS encoding class I SAM-dependent methyltransferase yields the protein MSSFGKKMVLNKMYDHFLHIAPQYRDLRTTDLGPILFITNKLQGLPKIHAADIGCGTGRYSLKFVQHLGEKCHLFCLDNNREMLRYLREYFIKNGSTNFTPIRSDSHNIPLKTDSLDCVMSFNAVHHFSLPDFLRESSRVLKNNGRLFVYTRLRDQNAKTIWGMHFPSFNKKEDRLYELDELKSALEEDKNLNIDSIKFFEHHRVYPLEKLVEQVKNHHYSTFKFYKKQEFKEALHKFVQNILNHYDDLDKIAWKDHNTLLVIKNRQ from the coding sequence ATGAGCTCATTCGGTAAAAAAATGGTTCTAAATAAAATGTATGACCACTTTCTTCACATTGCTCCCCAGTATCGTGATCTACGAACAACAGATTTGGGTCCCATATTGTTTATCACAAACAAGTTGCAAGGCCTTCCAAAGATACATGCCGCAGACATTGGATGTGGGACAGGCAGATATAGCCTCAAGTTTGTGCAGCATCTTGGTGAAAAATGCCATCTTTTCTGCCTTGACAACAACAGAGAGATGTTAAGGTACCTACGAGAATATTTTATAAAAAATGGCAGCACAAATTTTACTCCAATTCGAAGCGACTCGCACAATATACCACTAAAGACAGACTCGCTTGACTGCGTCATGTCATTTAATGCAGTGCATCATTTTTCACTTCCAGATTTTTTAAGAGAGTCTTCACGGGTACTCAAAAACAATGGCAGGTTGTTTGTGTATACCAGATTGCGAGACCAAAACGCCAAGACTATTTGGGGAATGCATTTTCCCTCATTTAATAAAAAAGAAGACAGGTTATACGAATTAGATGAGCTAAAGTCGGCATTGGAAGAGGATAAGAACCTGAACATCGATTCTATCAAATTCTTTGAACACCATCGAGTATATCCACTGGAAAAACTAGTCGAACAGGTAAAAAATCATCACTATTCAACATTCAAGTTTTACAAAAAGCAAGAGTTCAAGGAAGCATTGCACAAGTTTGTCCAAAACATTTTGAACCATTATGATGACCTAGACAAGATAGCATGGAAAGATCATAATACGCTTCTTGTGATAAAAAACAGACAGTAA